In one window of Scyliorhinus canicula chromosome 17, sScyCan1.1, whole genome shotgun sequence DNA:
- the LOC119951822 gene encoding zinc finger protein 436-like: protein MEKPWKCRDCGKGFTALYELERHRLSHTGERPFICCECGNGFTRLAHLQTLQKVHTRERPFTCSECGMGFTQLSHLLQHHVTHTNERPFKCSDCGSSFKSSRVLMIHQCIHTEERPFSCSHCTKRFRTSSDLMRHQRVHTRERPFTCSECGKGFTWLSHLLQHNVTHTKERPFKCSDCGSGFKSSQALMIHQRIHTDERPFGCSHCTKRFRTPSTLQRHKRVHTGERLFTCPDCGKRFSDSSTLLIHQRVHTGKMPFTCSECGKGFTQSCNLLRHQQIHK from the coding sequence ATGGAAAAACCATGGAAATGTAGGgattgtggaaagggattcacagcGCTGTACGAGCTGGAAAGGCACAGactcagtcacactggagagaggccattcatctgttgtgagtgtgggaatggattcactcggttagcccacctgcagacacttcaaaaagtacacaccagggagaggccattcacctgctctgagtgtgggatgggattcactcagttatctcaccTGCTGCAACACCATGTaactcacaccaatgagagaccctttaaatgctctgactgtgggagtaGTTTCAAAAGCTCTCGTGTACTGATGATCCACCAGtgtattcacactgaggagagaccgttcagctgctctcactgcacaaagaggtTCAGAACATCATCCGACTtgatgagacaccagcgagttcacactcgggaaagaccgttcacctgctctgagtgtgggaagggattcacttggttaTCCCACTTGCTGCAacacaatgtcactcacaccaaggagagaccctttaaatgctctgactgtgggagtggTTTCAAAAGTTCTCAGGCTCTGATGAtccaccaacgcattcacactgacgagagaccgttcggctgctctcactgcacaaagaggtTTAGAACGCCATCCACATTGCAGAGACacaagcgagttcacaccggggagaggctgttcacctgtcctgactgtgggaagagattcagtgattcatctacCCTGTTAATACACCAGCGAGTCCATACTGGAAAgatgccattcacctgctctgagtgtgggaaagggTTCACTCAGTCatgcaacctgctgagacaccaacaaatTCACAAGTGA